The following proteins are co-located in the Gloeocapsa sp. PCC 7428 genome:
- a CDS encoding alpha/beta fold hydrolase, with protein sequence MPTVNHRFIDTNGIRMHIAEQGRGELVILCHGFPECWYSWRHQLAAIADAGFHVVAPDQRGYGQTDQPESIEAYNILQLTSDIVGLVHALDCEQAIIIGHDQGATVAWHCALLRPDLFKAIALLSVPYRARSWESRPPTEMLKRMASEQQSYMLYFQEQGLIEAELEADVRKSLSMILYSASGDAPPEKRWRFLFDKSEKFIDTVTQPEQLPSWLTEQDLDFLTREFERTGFRGGLARYRNLDRDWELTRFLSGAKIQQPALFIGGEFDAIVTRNQDLFNNLEKTMPNLRKKVLLPNTGHWIQQERPTEVNQLLIEFLANAV encoded by the coding sequence ATGCCAACAGTAAATCATCGCTTTATTGATACCAATGGCATCAGAATGCATATTGCGGAGCAAGGTCGAGGAGAACTTGTTATCTTGTGTCATGGCTTTCCAGAATGCTGGTACTCCTGGCGACATCAACTTGCAGCGATCGCGGATGCTGGATTCCACGTAGTAGCACCCGATCAGCGTGGCTATGGGCAAACTGATCAGCCAGAGTCGATTGAAGCATACAACATTCTTCAGTTAACAAGTGATATTGTTGGGCTGGTTCATGCCCTTGATTGCGAACAAGCAATCATTATTGGGCACGATCAGGGCGCGACTGTTGCTTGGCATTGTGCTTTATTACGTCCAGATCTATTCAAGGCGATCGCTTTGCTAAGCGTTCCTTATCGCGCTAGATCCTGGGAAAGTAGACCACCAACGGAAATGCTGAAACGCATGGCTAGTGAGCAACAGTCCTACATGCTGTATTTTCAGGAACAAGGGTTAATAGAGGCGGAACTGGAAGCCGACGTTCGTAAATCTCTCAGCATGATCCTCTATTCCGCATCAGGTGATGCACCACCCGAAAAAAGGTGGCGGTTTCTGTTCGACAAATCGGAAAAATTTATAGATACTGTTACTCAGCCAGAGCAACTTCCGAGTTGGTTGACTGAGCAAGACCTTGATTTCCTGACACGTGAGTTCGAGCGAACAGGATTTCGAGGAGGGTTGGCTCGGTATCGAAACCTGGACAGAGATTGGGAACTCACGCGCTTTTTGAGTGGTGCGAAGATCCAACAACCCGCTTTGTTTATTGGGGGAGAGTTTGATGCGATCGTTACGAGAAATCAAGATCTCTTCAACAATCTAGAAAAAACAATGCCGAACTTGAGAAAAAAGGTATTGTTGCCAAACACCGGACATTGGATTCAGCAGGAACGCCCTACTGAAGTCAATCAATTGCTCATCGAGTTTTTGGCAAACGCAGTGTAA
- a CDS encoding glutathione binding-like protein, whose product MIDLYYWTTPNGHKITMFLEEAELPYTLIPVNIGTGDQFKPDFLKIAPNNRIPAIVDRAPADGGEPISVFESGAILLYLAEKTGKLIATDIRQRAEVLQWLFWQMGGLGPMAGQNHHFSQYAPEKIPYAIDRYVNETGRLYAVMNKRLSDRTFLAGNNYSIADIAAYPWIVPYERQGQKLENFPHLQRWFEAIKARPATIRAYEKAEAFKDQALDIEKSRNLLFNQSANTIQQKS is encoded by the coding sequence ATGATTGACCTTTATTACTGGACAACGCCCAACGGTCACAAAATCACAATGTTTCTAGAGGAAGCTGAACTTCCTTACACGCTCATTCCTGTCAATATTGGTACGGGAGATCAGTTTAAACCCGATTTTCTTAAAATTGCCCCAAATAATCGCATTCCTGCAATTGTCGATCGCGCCCCAGCAGATGGCGGCGAACCCATTTCAGTGTTTGAATCAGGAGCAATTTTGCTGTATTTAGCCGAAAAAACGGGAAAACTGATTGCAACAGATATCCGCCAACGTGCTGAAGTTTTGCAATGGTTATTTTGGCAAATGGGCGGTTTAGGACCAATGGCAGGGCAAAATCATCATTTTAGTCAGTATGCACCTGAAAAAATTCCTTATGCAATAGACCGCTACGTTAATGAAACAGGGCGCTTGTATGCAGTCATGAATAAACGGTTAAGCGATCGCACTTTTCTGGCAGGTAATAACTACTCAATCGCAGATATTGCTGCTTATCCGTGGATTGTACCGTATGAACGCCAAGGACAAAAGCTAGAGAATTTCCCTCATTTGCAGCGCTGGTTTGAAGCGATTAAAGCACGTCCGGCAACAATTCGTGCTTACGAGAAAGCAGAAGCATTTAAAGATCAAGCACTCGATATCGAGAAGTCACGAAACTTGTTGTTTAACCAATCAGCAAACACAATTCAGCAAAAAAGCTAA
- a CDS encoding alpha/beta fold hydrolase: MPKLQANGIELFYDIQGKGEPLLLIPGFACDSAHWDLLMPSLVAQYQVIRFDNRGIGQSSVPDSPYSIKQMAEDAATLLEYIGVSKVHVAGHSMGGQIAQELVLAHPEKVYSLMLLATFALCDRRFCSIIETLGDLPRILDPEAYFYVVLPWAVSEDFYATPGAIEEALKFQLEYPFPPTPHGLYHQSRAIINSDTLDRLPQITCPTLVLVSQQDILTPIKFSKQLAQGIPNAELVILERGGHDFLIDAPDAVSTAILNFLAKNR; the protein is encoded by the coding sequence ATGCCAAAACTTCAGGCTAACGGAATTGAATTATTCTACGACATTCAAGGCAAAGGCGAGCCGTTATTATTAATTCCTGGTTTCGCCTGCGACTCTGCCCACTGGGATTTATTAATGCCGTCACTCGTTGCGCAGTATCAAGTTATTCGTTTCGATAATCGTGGCATTGGACAAAGTTCTGTGCCTGATAGTCCTTACAGTATCAAACAAATGGCAGAGGATGCGGCAACACTACTAGAATACATCGGCGTGAGTAAAGTTCATGTTGCGGGTCATTCGATGGGAGGTCAAATTGCCCAAGAGTTAGTATTAGCACATCCAGAAAAGGTTTATAGCCTGATGCTACTGGCAACTTTTGCGTTATGCGATCGCCGATTCTGTAGCATTATCGAAACGCTTGGCGATCTTCCACGTATTTTAGATCCCGAAGCTTACTTTTATGTAGTGTTACCTTGGGCGGTGAGTGAGGATTTTTACGCCACTCCTGGCGCTATCGAAGAAGCACTCAAATTCCAATTAGAGTATCCTTTCCCGCCGACTCCCCACGGGTTGTATCATCAAAGTCGAGCGATTATTAACAGCGATACTTTAGACCGTTTACCGCAAATTACTTGCCCTACGCTAGTTTTGGTAAGCCAGCAAGATATTCTCACGCCGATCAAGTTTTCCAAACAACTTGCGCAAGGTATTCCCAATGCTGAACTTGTGATTCTGGAGCGTGGCGGTCATGATTTCTTAATTGATGCGCCCGATGCGGTGTCTACGGCAATACTGAACTTTTTAGCAAAGAATAGATAA
- a CDS encoding DinB family protein: MLTQHFQLLAKYNTLANRKLYEACAQLSDDERKQTRPAFFKSIHGTLNHIMVGDRIWLGRFEGKSMPSTHLDAILFKNFDELWQVRQAEDRRIENFAASLTKEFLSSTIQYTNNSGRVCNDPVDLLVAHFFNHQTHHRGQIHDMISQTTIAPPSLDMHRIIRP; this comes from the coding sequence ATGCTCACCCAGCATTTTCAATTATTAGCAAAATACAACACATTAGCAAATCGCAAACTCTACGAAGCTTGCGCTCAATTAAGTGATGATGAACGCAAACAAACTCGTCCAGCGTTTTTTAAAAGTATTCATGGAACGCTAAATCATATTATGGTAGGCGATCGCATCTGGTTAGGACGTTTTGAGGGTAAATCAATGCCATCAACTCATCTCGATGCAATTCTCTTCAAGAACTTTGACGAATTATGGCAAGTGCGTCAAGCCGAAGATCGGCGAATTGAAAACTTTGCTGCAAGTTTAACTAAGGAGTTTTTAAGCAGCACAATTCAGTATACAAATAATTCTGGGCGAGTCTGTAACGATCCTGTTGATTTACTTGTCGCCCACTTTTTTAACCACCAAACACATCATCGCGGGCAAATTCACGACATGATTAGCCAAACAACAATAGCCCCACCATCACTTGATATGCATCGTATCATTCGACCTTGA
- a CDS encoding MFS transporter, with product MADRRVHVEEANRKQRLKQHHRLFLWLSLAAGLIFLQGYMIAPLIPRLAEIFQVPEQEIGFIVPAYMLAYALAALFYGILSDRFGRWPVMRASVCIFIICTALTATAQSASQMVLWRLLTGLGASGVIPLTFALIGDLFPFRERGQMLGMVFAYMEGGMAFGSAGGAILEPFIGWQILFVGTAIAAAIILWRLHRYEALFDTPQAESLHSIRQVFAGYRSVLSTWRGKRTYIYVFLNAIFHSGVYTWLGLYLLQRYNLGEARIGLAIFGYGIPGLIFSPMIGKAVDRWGRRWLIPPGLGIAALAGFMMIFQIPLTLTTTAILILSLGYDLTQPLFAGIVTDLGSARSLGQTMGFKVFTLFTGFGIGSFLFGEALRWGFGSTLAIFSTIQLLAAFAAIPLFRSEAPKEEAEIKAAEAWDEQEE from the coding sequence ATGGCTGACCGTAGGGTTCATGTAGAAGAGGCTAACCGCAAACAAAGGCTAAAGCAACATCATCGTTTGTTTTTATGGCTTTCTCTCGCCGCAGGCTTGATTTTTTTGCAGGGATATATGATTGCACCACTTATCCCGCGTCTAGCAGAAATTTTTCAAGTTCCAGAGCAAGAGATTGGCTTTATTGTCCCAGCATATATGCTTGCTTATGCGCTAGCAGCCCTCTTTTACGGAATCCTTTCGGATCGTTTCGGTCGCTGGCCCGTGATGCGTGCTTCAGTTTGTATCTTTATTATTTGTACCGCACTGACAGCAACAGCCCAATCTGCCTCACAAATGGTTCTCTGGCGTCTTTTAACTGGATTAGGTGCTAGTGGGGTCATACCACTAACATTTGCCTTGATTGGAGATTTATTTCCCTTTCGCGAACGAGGACAGATGTTAGGGATGGTCTTTGCTTATATGGAGGGTGGTATGGCTTTCGGCTCTGCGGGTGGAGCAATTCTTGAACCCTTTATAGGCTGGCAGATACTATTTGTTGGGACTGCGATCGCAGCAGCAATTATTCTCTGGCGCTTGCACCGTTATGAAGCACTGTTTGATACTCCACAAGCTGAGTCACTACACTCGATTCGTCAGGTTTTTGCAGGCTATCGCAGTGTACTGTCAACTTGGCGCGGAAAGCGGACTTACATCTATGTTTTTTTGAATGCGATCTTTCACTCAGGAGTTTACACTTGGCTAGGACTTTACTTGTTGCAGCGCTACAACTTGGGAGAGGCGAGAATCGGGCTAGCCATTTTTGGATATGGCATTCCAGGTTTGATTTTTAGTCCAATGATTGGCAAAGCGGTGGATCGTTGGGGACGTAGATGGCTCATCCCACCAGGACTTGGCATAGCTGCTCTAGCAGGGTTTATGATGATCTTCCAGATTCCCTTGACATTGACGACTACCGCCATTCTGATTTTGTCGCTTGGCTATGACCTCACTCAGCCGTTATTTGCAGGAATTGTGACAGACCTAGGTTCTGCAAGAAGTCTAGGGCAAACAATGGGGTTCAAAGTTTTTACACTCTTCACTGGATTTGGAATTGGTAGTTTTTTATTTGGTGAGGCGCTTCGTTGGGGCTTTGGTTCGACGCTGGCTATTTTTAGTACAATACAATTGCTAGCAGCCTTTGCCGCAATTCCTTTGTTTCGCTCAGAGGCTCCTAAAGAAGAGGCAGAAATTAAAGCAGCAGAAGCTTGGGATGAGCAAGAGGAATAG
- a CDS encoding MerR family transcriptional regulator: protein MDTDIRQVAARTGLSVHTLRYYERNGLLELVKRGSNGHRRYSAADIARIEFLTRLRATGMPIRQMQQFASLLREKPEAISDRRVILEAHELEVQKRIAELQQNLKVIQWKIQHYQELEAQQSVSPNYSTLNSGKF from the coding sequence ATGGACACGGACATTCGACAAGTTGCAGCGCGAACGGGTTTAAGTGTGCATACATTGCGCTATTACGAGCGTAATGGGCTACTTGAGCTAGTCAAAAGAGGAAGCAATGGGCATCGCCGTTACTCAGCAGCAGATATTGCTCGAATTGAATTTTTAACGCGATTACGGGCTACAGGAATGCCAATTCGTCAAATGCAGCAGTTTGCTAGCTTGTTACGGGAGAAACCAGAAGCAATCAGCGATCGCCGCGTAATCCTAGAAGCGCATGAACTTGAAGTCCAAAAGCGGATTGCCGAACTTCAGCAAAACCTAAAGGTGATTCAGTGGAAAATTCAACACTATCAGGAGTTAGAAGCACAACAAAGCGTCTCGCCTAACTACTCAACCCTCAATTCTGGGAAGTTCTGA
- a CDS encoding aldo/keto reductase: MSNYIRETNLRDNMKTRNLGTQGLMVSELGLGCMGMSEFYGTGDEAEAISTIHRALDLGVTFLDTADMYGSGSNEKLVGKAIRDRREGVILATKFGIVRGEDSGFRGVNGTPQYVQKACDASLQRLGLDYIDLYYQHRVDPNVPIEETVGAMAELIQQGKVRYLGLSEAAPATIRRAHATHPISALQSEYSLWQREPEDEILPTIRELGIGFVPYSPLGRGFLSGQITSPDDFAPDDFRKNLPRFQGENFNKNLQLVARVKEIAAEKSVTPGQLALAWLLAQGDDIVPIPGTKRRTYLEENIAAVDITLTQADLQRINEVAPKGVAAGDRYADMSSVNR; this comes from the coding sequence ATGTCAAATTACATTCGTGAAACAAATCTAAGAGACAACATGAAAACACGAAATCTTGGAACTCAAGGATTAATGGTGTCCGAACTCGGACTAGGATGCATGGGAATGTCAGAATTCTACGGTACGGGTGATGAAGCCGAAGCAATTTCGACAATTCATCGCGCGCTAGATCTCGGTGTCACGTTTCTTGATACTGCGGATATGTACGGTTCTGGTAGCAACGAAAAACTTGTTGGTAAAGCAATCCGCGATCGCCGTGAAGGAGTTATTCTCGCAACCAAATTTGGAATTGTGCGCGGCGAAGATAGTGGTTTTCGCGGTGTTAATGGTACTCCTCAATACGTCCAGAAAGCGTGTGATGCTTCATTACAACGCTTAGGATTAGACTACATCGATTTGTACTACCAGCACCGCGTCGATCCCAACGTACCCATCGAAGAAACTGTCGGCGCAATGGCAGAATTAATTCAACAAGGTAAAGTCCGCTATCTCGGACTTTCAGAAGCCGCACCCGCAACGATTCGCCGCGCTCACGCGACGCACCCGATCAGCGCTTTACAATCAGAATACTCGCTGTGGCAACGCGAACCTGAAGATGAAATTCTGCCGACGATCCGTGAATTAGGCATCGGTTTTGTTCCCTACAGTCCACTTGGGCGTGGATTTCTCTCAGGACAAATTACGAGTCCCGACGATTTTGCACCTGATGACTTTCGCAAGAATTTACCTCGGTTCCAAGGCGAGAATTTCAATAAAAATCTACAACTTGTGGCGCGAGTTAAGGAAATTGCAGCAGAAAAAAGCGTCACCCCAGGACAATTAGCACTAGCTTGGTTACTCGCCCAAGGAGATGATATCGTCCCGATTCCTGGAACAAAGCGCCGCACCTATTTAGAAGAAAATATCGCCGCAGTTGACATCACGCTAACACAAGCTGATCTACAACGAATCAATGAAGTTGCACCCAAAGGAGTCGCCGCTGGCGATCGCTATGCGGATATGAGTAGCGTTAATCGCTAA
- the trpA gene encoding tryptophan synthase subunit alpha — protein sequence MNSISDCFKRLRSRGACALIPFVTAGDPDLDTTAEALRVLDATGADMIELGVPYSDPLADGPVIQAAASRALQKGTRLEQVLEIVRQVSPALRSPIILFTYYNPILNRGIKTFLQQIADAGVAGLVVPDLPLEEAEGLLEPAQEVGIEVILLVAPTSSLERIEAIARASQGFIYLVSVTGVTGMRSQMEARVPELLKQIRSYTDKPIGVGFGISAPEQARQVRESGADAVIVGSAIVKRLADSTPQAGLQAIGEFCQSLKAAISD from the coding sequence ATGAACTCAATTTCTGATTGCTTCAAGCGCTTGCGATCGCGCGGTGCTTGTGCTTTAATTCCCTTTGTGACTGCTGGCGATCCAGACTTGGATACAACTGCTGAAGCTTTGCGGGTTTTAGATGCTACTGGTGCAGATATGATTGAACTCGGAGTACCGTACTCCGATCCGCTGGCAGATGGACCTGTCATTCAAGCCGCAGCAAGTCGGGCGCTGCAAAAAGGAACGCGCCTCGAACAAGTTTTAGAAATTGTGCGTCAGGTCAGCCCTGCACTGCGATCGCCCATTATTTTATTTACATATTACAACCCAATATTAAATCGAGGAATCAAGACATTTCTACAACAAATTGCGGATGCTGGTGTCGCCGGTTTAGTTGTCCCTGATTTGCCGCTAGAAGAAGCTGAAGGACTGCTTGAACCTGCGCAAGAGGTGGGGATTGAGGTGATATTATTAGTGGCTCCCACGAGTTCCCTAGAACGAATTGAAGCGATCGCGCGTGCTTCGCAAGGTTTTATTTATTTAGTCAGCGTAACGGGCGTTACCGGAATGCGATCGCAAATGGAAGCGCGAGTCCCTGAATTACTCAAACAAATACGTAGTTACACTGATAAACCGATTGGAGTAGGATTTGGCATTTCTGCACCCGAACAAGCGCGACAAGTACGCGAATCAGGTGCAGACGCCGTGATTGTCGGGAGTGCGATTGTTAAGCGCTTAGCAGACAGTACACCGCAAGCAGGATTGCAAGCAATCGGGGAATTTTGCCAAAGTTTAAAAGCAGCAATTAGCGATTAA
- a CDS encoding DUF3007 family protein, which yields MNRITVIGIGLGVFVAGGVVYVILQVVGVDSLTAGVWSQALLVGGLVGWLVTYLTRVMRQDMTYHQQRQNYEEAFLQKRLEELTPEELAKLQAEIEQENQSRDSSSKV from the coding sequence ATGAATAGAATTACGGTTATTGGTATTGGGCTAGGCGTATTTGTTGCAGGTGGTGTTGTTTATGTCATCTTGCAGGTAGTGGGTGTAGATAGCCTTACAGCGGGCGTGTGGAGCCAAGCTTTGTTAGTCGGTGGTTTAGTGGGATGGTTAGTAACTTATCTCACGAGAGTCATGCGACAAGACATGACGTATCACCAGCAACGACAAAATTACGAAGAAGCATTTTTGCAAAAAAGGTTAGAAGAACTCACACCCGAAGAATTAGCAAAATTACAAGCAGAGATTGAACAAGAAAACCAATCCCGCGATTCCTCCTCGAAGGTGTAA
- the ndhL gene encoding NAD(P)H-quinone oxidoreductase subunit L gives MDSLLEYLNQNQPIAIALLYLVLAGAYLLVVPLAIMLYLKLRWYNATSFERGFMYFLVFFFFPGLLLLAPFMNFRPQRRQISS, from the coding sequence ATGGATAGCTTACTAGAGTATCTCAACCAAAACCAACCGATCGCGATCGCGCTACTGTATTTGGTACTGGCGGGGGCGTATCTGCTTGTTGTTCCTTTAGCGATTATGCTGTATCTAAAACTGCGTTGGTATAACGCGACATCGTTTGAGCGGGGCTTTATGTATTTCCTCGTGTTCTTTTTCTTTCCAGGGTTATTACTCCTTGCACCGTTTATGAATTTTCGCCCCCAGCGTCGGCAAATTTCTAGTTAA